A genomic segment from Syntrophotalea acetylenivorans encodes:
- a CDS encoding sensor histidine kinase: MRLSFLDQGIGIAPEVLPKVMDPFYSTKPSGSGTGLGLSISHGIIKDHGGEIRIFSVPGQYTRVVLDLPVADADCQMGQQEEVGGSR; encoded by the coding sequence GTGCGCTTGTCTTTTCTGGACCAGGGAATTGGTATTGCCCCGGAGGTATTGCCCAAGGTTATGGATCCGTTCTATTCCACCAAACCGAGTGGCTCCGGCACCGGCCTCGGCCTGAGTATCAGCCACGGGATTATCAAGGATCATGGCGGAGAGATCAGGATCTTTAGTGTGCCTGGGCAATATACCCGCGTTGTTCTCGACCTGCCGGTAGCCGATGCTGATTGCCAAATGGGCCAGCAAGAAGAGGTTGGCGGCAGCAGATGA
- a CDS encoding methyl-accepting chemotaxis protein — protein MKLKSIQLKITLIAGACLLITAGALVAYSLISAHNTQQMTIERVSAVQQKSALDQLKNLAGEQAGKVQAKFDIALDAARTMAHTFEVGKKPGPNGKPVLQIGRDQLNAILLNVLEKNPEFNGTYSCWEPNALDGRDSEFATGKDGNNSVTGRFTPYWNRDSNGNIAVQPLVEYDTYDKHPNGVLKGGWYITPREKNIESVLDPFPYIVQGKKVWLTTLSVPVMVNGKFHGVAGTDYDLTFVQQLSEKVDKDLMNGQGEVAIISYDGLIVAHSEKPELIGQHFKAALADGWESALKTVQAGDSMASMDEASGMATALGAIELGRTGRPWSVMIRIAEDVILAEALALDAALEERSDSAAMWQTSVGIVVTLIALALIWLAARSIARPIREAATLADTIGAGDLSQRLQVQSADEVGQLSTALNAMADGLEQKAQIAEKVANGDLTTEVELASDKDVLGRALHKMVDRLNDLLGQVQTASHQISTGSTQVSDASQTLSQGATQSAASLEEITASMTEMASQTKLNAENADQANSLSKGAQSAANNGSELMSDLVDAMSDINRSGEDISKIIKVIDEIAFQTNLLALNAAVEAARAGQHGKGFAVVAEEVRNLAGRSAKAAKETAELIENSTAKTRHGNDIVEKTEAALKEIVGGTTKVSDLVAEIAAASNEQSEGISQVNSGLGQIDSVTQQNTANAEESAAASEELASQSAQLQNMLSQFKLKGGVRMASAAIPQPVAAPKRTAPALGYEGNAATFAQAAPAPTADNDPSQVIALDDKEFGKY, from the coding sequence ATGAAGCTCAAATCGATTCAGTTAAAGATTACCCTCATCGCCGGGGCCTGCCTGCTGATTACCGCCGGCGCCCTGGTGGCTTACAGCCTGATTTCGGCACACAACACTCAGCAGATGACTATCGAGCGGGTCTCCGCTGTGCAGCAGAAGAGTGCTCTCGATCAGTTGAAAAACCTGGCGGGTGAGCAAGCGGGAAAGGTTCAGGCCAAGTTCGACATCGCCCTTGATGCCGCCCGTACCATGGCTCATACCTTTGAGGTGGGCAAAAAGCCGGGTCCTAACGGCAAGCCGGTGCTGCAGATCGGCCGCGATCAGCTCAACGCCATTTTGCTCAACGTACTGGAAAAAAATCCTGAATTCAACGGTACCTACTCCTGTTGGGAGCCTAATGCTCTCGACGGTCGCGATAGTGAGTTCGCCACCGGCAAGGACGGCAACAACTCGGTGACCGGGCGATTCACTCCTTACTGGAATCGTGATTCCAACGGCAATATCGCCGTACAGCCCCTGGTGGAATACGACACTTACGATAAACACCCCAACGGCGTTCTGAAGGGCGGCTGGTATATCACCCCCCGGGAAAAAAATATTGAAAGCGTGCTTGATCCCTTCCCTTATATTGTTCAGGGTAAAAAGGTGTGGTTGACCACCCTCTCAGTGCCGGTAATGGTTAACGGCAAGTTTCATGGCGTGGCCGGAACCGACTACGACCTGACCTTCGTCCAGCAGCTCAGTGAAAAGGTCGACAAGGATCTGATGAACGGTCAGGGCGAGGTGGCGATCATCAGTTACGACGGCCTGATCGTGGCTCACAGCGAAAAGCCGGAACTCATTGGTCAGCACTTCAAGGCCGCTTTGGCCGATGGTTGGGAGTCCGCTCTCAAAACGGTACAGGCCGGGGACTCCATGGCCAGCATGGATGAAGCCAGTGGCATGGCCACGGCCCTGGGCGCTATTGAGCTCGGCCGCACCGGCCGGCCCTGGTCGGTTATGATCCGCATTGCCGAAGATGTTATCCTGGCCGAAGCCCTTGCTCTTGATGCGGCTCTGGAAGAGCGTAGCGATAGCGCCGCGATGTGGCAGACTTCCGTCGGCATAGTCGTGACCTTGATCGCCCTGGCTCTGATCTGGCTGGCCGCCCGCAGTATCGCTCGTCCGATTCGGGAAGCCGCAACCCTGGCTGATACCATCGGTGCCGGTGATCTTTCTCAACGCCTGCAGGTTCAAAGCGCTGATGAAGTTGGCCAGTTGAGTACCGCCCTTAACGCCATGGCCGACGGCCTGGAGCAGAAGGCGCAGATTGCAGAAAAGGTTGCCAACGGCGATCTGACCACGGAAGTCGAATTGGCCTCGGATAAAGACGTGCTCGGCAGGGCCCTGCACAAGATGGTCGATCGCCTCAACGATCTGCTCGGCCAGGTGCAGACAGCCAGCCACCAGATCAGCACCGGTTCGACACAGGTTTCCGACGCGTCTCAGACCCTGTCTCAGGGCGCGACCCAATCTGCCGCCTCACTGGAAGAGATTACCGCTTCCATGACCGAGATGGCGTCCCAGACCAAGCTCAATGCCGAAAATGCCGACCAGGCAAACTCCCTCTCCAAAGGGGCGCAAAGCGCCGCTAACAACGGCAGTGAGTTGATGTCCGACCTGGTCGATGCCATGAGTGATATTAATCGCTCCGGCGAGGATATTTCCAAGATCATCAAGGTTATCGACGAGATTGCCTTCCAGACCAACCTGCTGGCCCTGAACGCCGCGGTCGAAGCGGCCCGTGCCGGGCAGCATGGCAAAGGCTTTGCCGTGGTTGCCGAAGAAGTGCGTAATCTGGCCGGCCGCAGCGCCAAGGCCGCCAAGGAAACCGCTGAGCTGATCGAGAATTCAACAGCAAAAACCCGTCATGGCAACGATATCGTCGAAAAGACCGAAGCGGCTCTTAAAGAAATTGTTGGCGGCACCACCAAGGTTTCCGATCTGGTGGCGGAAATCGCCGCGGCCAGCAACGAGCAGTCCGAGGGGATTAGCCAGGTCAATAGCGGGCTGGGTCAGATAGACTCGGTCACCCAGCAGAATACTGCCAACGCCGAAGAAAGCGCTGCCGCATCCGAAGAACTGGCCAGCCAGTC
- a CDS encoding sigma-54 dependent transcriptional regulator, translating into MKPKILVIDDEKSLRFTFQRFLSDEGYEVDTAADYQEALLRIGQECYDVVFSDILLGDKTGIDVLRAIKEQIPLCPVIMVTGYPNIETASEALRLGAFDYISKPVVKKDLLQVARAAIKYRHVAEENERNRINLEAVFSSVGDGLIIVDQQGELQRANEAAQRIFQLDEEVLGQPYREALSNCSVRSCDLLQSTLETGRQGQLERIECDHSPNSRQVLTLLTSPLVNAVGEAIGAVLVTRDETRIDKLERSLRKRHNFHKMVGASNKMQELYCLLDDLADVPSTVLITGESGTGKELVAEALHKSGVRHNKPLVKVNCAALSDTLLESELFGHVRGSFTGAVKDRIGRFQKAEGGTIFLDEIGDISHKVQLRLLRVLQEREIERIGESMPTKVDIRIVAATNRNLAEMVRQGSFREDLYYRLKVITIPLPPLRERKDDIPLLVEHMIDKLNGTMGKEVTGISQEVAEFFQEYNWPGNIRELEHVMEYAFVRCRQPVVALGHLPEDLLATKDQNSDASPQVVEEDEVQSICKALEKTAWNKAKAARLLGIDRKTLYRKLAKYEIDA; encoded by the coding sequence ATGAAGCCCAAGATATTGGTCATCGACGATGAAAAAAGTCTGCGGTTCACTTTTCAACGATTCCTCTCGGATGAAGGTTATGAAGTGGATACGGCCGCTGATTACCAAGAGGCTTTGCTGCGTATCGGACAGGAATGTTACGACGTGGTGTTCAGCGATATTTTGTTGGGAGACAAGACCGGCATCGATGTGTTGCGGGCCATCAAGGAGCAGATTCCTTTGTGCCCGGTGATCATGGTAACCGGCTATCCCAATATCGAGACCGCTTCCGAGGCGCTGCGCCTTGGCGCTTTCGATTATATTTCCAAGCCGGTGGTCAAGAAAGACCTCTTGCAGGTAGCCCGGGCCGCCATCAAATACCGTCATGTCGCCGAGGAGAACGAACGCAATCGCATTAATCTTGAAGCGGTCTTTTCCAGTGTGGGCGATGGCCTGATTATTGTCGATCAACAGGGGGAGCTTCAGCGGGCCAACGAGGCGGCCCAACGAATATTTCAACTGGATGAAGAAGTGCTTGGGCAACCCTACAGAGAGGCTTTGAGCAACTGTTCCGTTCGCAGTTGCGACCTGTTGCAGAGCACCCTGGAGACGGGCCGGCAGGGACAGCTCGAACGTATCGAATGTGATCACTCGCCAAACAGCCGCCAAGTGTTGACCCTGCTAACCTCGCCCTTGGTTAACGCTGTCGGCGAAGCCATCGGGGCGGTATTGGTGACCCGGGATGAAACTCGTATAGACAAACTGGAGCGTTCCCTGCGCAAACGCCATAATTTTCATAAAATGGTCGGGGCCAGCAATAAAATGCAGGAGCTCTATTGTCTACTCGACGATTTGGCCGATGTACCTTCGACCGTATTGATCACCGGCGAGAGCGGTACCGGAAAAGAGTTGGTTGCGGAGGCGCTGCACAAGTCCGGGGTACGGCACAACAAGCCGCTGGTCAAAGTCAACTGCGCGGCTCTTTCCGATACCTTGCTCGAAAGTGAACTGTTCGGCCACGTGCGTGGCTCCTTTACCGGGGCGGTCAAGGATCGTATCGGCCGTTTTCAAAAGGCCGAAGGGGGGACCATCTTTCTCGATGAGATAGGCGATATCTCTCATAAGGTTCAACTGCGTTTATTGCGGGTGTTGCAAGAGCGGGAAATTGAACGCATTGGCGAATCGATGCCGACCAAAGTCGATATTCGTATTGTGGCGGCGACGAATCGCAACCTGGCCGAAATGGTTCGACAGGGCTCCTTTCGCGAAGATCTCTATTATCGGCTGAAAGTGATTACCATCCCGTTGCCGCCTTTGCGTGAGCGAAAAGACGATATCCCTTTGTTGGTAGAACATATGATCGATAAGTTGAATGGCACCATGGGCAAGGAGGTCACCGGGATTTCCCAGGAAGTGGCGGAATTTTTTCAGGAATACAATTGGCCGGGTAATATTCGTGAGTTGGAACATGTCATGGAGTATGCCTTTGTTCGTTGTCGGCAGCCAGTGGTTGCCCTCGGGCATTTGCCGGAAGATCTGCTGGCGACCAAAGACCAGAATTCAGACGCTTCGCCTCAGGTTGTCGAAGAAGACGAAGTACAATCGATCTGCAAGGCGCTGGAAAAGACCGCTTGGAATAAAGCTAAGGCCGCGCGATTATTGGGGATAGACCGTAAAACTCTTTATCGCAAGCTCGCCAAGTATGAGATCGATGCCTAA
- a CDS encoding chemotaxis protein CheW — protein sequence MAEVMEKDPLELDDAGYETEDTQKDKFLTFFLANEDYGIAIQHVIEIIGIQKITEVPDMPTFVKGVINLRGKVIPVMDVRARFGLPGQEYDERTCIIVVNVDDQSTGLIVDRVCEVADIPSENVEPAPGSGKGQVDSYIMGLGKVGDRVKILLDARRLLAI from the coding sequence ATGGCCGAAGTGATGGAAAAGGATCCGCTGGAGTTGGATGATGCCGGGTACGAAACGGAAGATACTCAGAAAGATAAATTCTTAACCTTCTTTCTGGCAAATGAGGATTACGGAATCGCAATCCAGCATGTGATCGAAATCATCGGTATCCAAAAGATTACCGAGGTTCCGGACATGCCCACTTTCGTCAAAGGGGTCATAAACCTGCGCGGTAAGGTGATACCGGTAATGGATGTGCGGGCACGGTTTGGCCTTCCCGGTCAGGAGTACGATGAGCGTACCTGTATTATCGTTGTCAACGTCGACGATCAGTCGACCGGGTTGATCGTCGATCGGGTCTGTGAGGTCGCCGACATCCCTTCCGAAAATGTCGAACCGGCACCCGGCAGCGGCAAAGGGCAGGTCGACAGCTACATCATGGGCCTCGGCAAGGTTGGAGATCGAGTGAAAATTCTTCTCGATGCGCGGCGACTGCTGGCGATCTGA
- a CDS encoding PAS domain-containing sensor histidine kinase, with the protein MRRIGFFGVALLSSWSLLLVWTYQEDSSELLAAGLGGTEQIRFYVILFLALQSLIILFLLPHVRWQKQAQRALRSSEERFKAAASAISDALVAINDQGLVVLFNPAAERLFGHSRQQMLGQTLDALLPMRYRERHRQALTDYFSSGSGSRVFGSPLELPALCADGREIIVELSLSLLSEGDSRTVLASFRDISRRKADEEALRQSEERFRELADLLPQSVFEADQQGRVTFANRMALQFAGWSDEDLARQPSVIDLLGPEDRQRAAANFQRVLAGELLLNEEYSLQVSAESSPVTVVVAAAPIVRQEQVVGLRGIAVDVTERLAVERIARENTEKFKRLYQEYQALLDHIPDAITLYTPELTVVRSNRGAARLLELPVTELPGTHCSALWAGCSAAGDHCPVERCFRSGQVEQAFTKTDDGRSWHVRAFPVCNKEGERINVISLASDVTRQRQLEQEASRANHLASLGELAAGVAHEINNPINGIINYAQILADDGQIGEDNREVLRGITEEGERIANIVYNLLSFARDRQETKTPVNLGEVLTAALNLTESQLRKDMILLDVNVDPGLPLVNAHFQQLQQVMLNLISNARYALNQRYPEGHVGKTFAIRSEFAQEAGGDRIRLVFHDGGTGIPAHQLPKILDPFYTTKPSGAGTGLGLSISHGIIEDHGGRLDIESAENRFTKVTIELPTAKGSDLL; encoded by the coding sequence ATGAGAAGAATCGGTTTTTTTGGTGTTGCGCTACTGTCCTCGTGGAGCCTTTTGCTGGTCTGGACCTATCAAGAGGATTCCTCAGAGCTGCTGGCTGCGGGCCTGGGAGGAACGGAACAGATCCGCTTCTACGTGATTCTTTTTTTGGCCTTACAAAGCCTTATAATCCTCTTTTTGTTGCCCCATGTGCGTTGGCAGAAGCAGGCTCAGCGAGCACTTCGGAGCAGTGAAGAACGTTTCAAGGCGGCTGCATCGGCTATTAGCGATGCCTTGGTAGCCATCAACGATCAGGGACTGGTGGTGCTTTTCAACCCGGCGGCTGAGCGCTTATTCGGCCATAGCAGGCAGCAGATGCTTGGTCAGACCCTCGATGCTCTGCTGCCGATGAGATACCGGGAGCGACATCGGCAGGCGTTGACGGATTATTTTTCCAGTGGTTCAGGCAGCCGGGTCTTTGGTTCCCCTCTGGAGCTCCCGGCCCTGTGTGCGGATGGCAGGGAAATCATCGTCGAACTTTCTCTGTCCTTGTTGTCCGAAGGCGATTCCCGCACCGTGCTGGCATCCTTTCGGGATATTTCACGGCGTAAGGCCGATGAAGAAGCGTTACGGCAAAGTGAGGAGCGCTTTCGGGAGTTGGCCGATCTGCTGCCGCAATCGGTTTTTGAGGCCGACCAGCAGGGCCGTGTGACCTTTGCCAACCGTATGGCCCTGCAGTTTGCCGGTTGGAGCGATGAGGATCTGGCTCGGCAACCATCGGTTATAGACCTCCTCGGTCCCGAAGACCGGCAGCGGGCGGCAGCCAATTTTCAACGGGTTCTGGCCGGAGAGCTGTTGTTGAACGAAGAGTACTCTCTGCAGGTCAGTGCTGAATCGTCTCCTGTGACCGTGGTTGTAGCTGCGGCCCCCATTGTCCGCCAAGAGCAGGTCGTCGGTTTGCGGGGTATTGCGGTCGATGTCACCGAGCGCCTTGCCGTGGAGCGGATTGCCCGCGAAAACACTGAAAAATTCAAGCGCCTTTATCAGGAATACCAGGCCCTGCTCGACCATATACCCGATGCCATCACCCTCTACACGCCTGAACTGACCGTGGTTCGCAGCAATCGTGGGGCGGCAAGGTTGCTTGAGCTGCCGGTCACCGAACTGCCGGGCACTCATTGCAGCGCCCTGTGGGCCGGCTGCTCGGCGGCTGGCGACCACTGTCCCGTTGAGCGTTGCTTTCGTTCCGGCCAGGTGGAACAGGCCTTTACCAAGACCGATGACGGCCGCTCCTGGCATGTACGGGCTTTTCCAGTCTGTAACAAGGAGGGCGAGCGGATTAATGTTATCTCTCTGGCGAGCGATGTGACCCGCCAGCGGCAACTCGAACAGGAGGCCAGCCGGGCCAATCATCTGGCCTCGCTGGGCGAACTGGCTGCCGGAGTGGCCCATGAGATCAACAATCCCATCAACGGCATCATCAATTATGCACAGATACTGGCCGATGACGGCCAGATCGGTGAAGACAACCGGGAGGTATTGCGCGGTATTACCGAGGAAGGGGAGCGCATTGCCAATATCGTATACAACCTCCTTTCCTTCGCCCGTGATCGGCAGGAGACGAAGACTCCGGTCAACCTTGGGGAGGTGTTGACCGCGGCCCTGAATCTGACGGAATCACAATTGCGTAAAGACATGATACTGTTGGATGTCAATGTGGACCCCGGTTTGCCCCTGGTTAATGCACATTTTCAACAATTACAGCAGGTTATGCTTAACCTTATCAGCAATGCTCGCTATGCCCTCAATCAGCGTTACCCCGAGGGCCATGTGGGTAAAACTTTTGCTATCCGCTCCGAGTTTGCTCAAGAGGCCGGCGGGGATCGAATCAGGTTGGTGTTTCACGATGGAGGCACCGGTATTCCGGCCCATCAGTTACCCAAGATCCTGGATCCCTTTTATACGACCAAGCCGAGTGGGGCCGGTACCGGACTTGGTCTGAGTATCAGCCACGGCATTATAGAAGACCATGGTGGTCGCCTTGACATCGAGAGTGCCGAGAACCGCTTTACCAAGGTCACCATCGAACTGCCCACTGCCAAAGGAAGTGATTTGTTATGA
- a CDS encoding hybrid sensor histidine kinase/response regulator, with product MSRHLNVLIVEDSEDDVLLLKRHLRQGGYLIHCGWVDTAAALNQALSEESWDVVISDYSLPSFTAIDALFMLQKKGLDIPFIIVSGAIGEEIAVSAMKAGAHDYVMKDNLARLGPAIERELREAAMRRDRYEAEEALKESERENREISREFRALLDNIPDSLTLLDSSMQVVWSNLSTAKLLNCNPDELANHHCEKLWTDCSARGDDCPVRKSFISCQVEKAVIKANDDRTWGVRAIPISNRHGQVVSVIKMASDITRQIQLREEASRAGQLASLGELAAGVAHEINNPINGIINYAQILADQFSEDAENQEIVQEIIDEGERIANIAKNLLDFAKARPEFKKPVSAEDILAASLALTKSQLNRDGIKLIIDMNPGLPPVLAHLQQVQQVILNLISNARYALNQKYSAADPEKIFHIESELCSTPGGRLCACLFWTRELVLPRRYCPRLWIRSIPPNRVAPAPASA from the coding sequence GTGAGCAGGCATTTAAATGTATTGATCGTCGAGGATAGCGAAGATGATGTGCTGTTGTTGAAGCGGCACTTGCGTCAGGGAGGGTATCTGATTCATTGCGGCTGGGTCGATACGGCAGCGGCCTTGAATCAGGCTTTGAGCGAAGAGAGCTGGGATGTGGTTATTTCCGACTATTCGCTCCCTTCTTTTACCGCCATCGATGCGCTATTTATGCTGCAGAAAAAAGGACTGGATATCCCTTTTATTATCGTTTCCGGTGCCATCGGCGAGGAAATCGCAGTCTCGGCGATGAAAGCGGGTGCCCACGATTATGTTATGAAGGACAATCTCGCACGGCTGGGGCCTGCCATCGAGCGCGAACTGCGCGAGGCGGCCATGCGCCGCGATCGGTATGAAGCTGAAGAGGCTCTTAAAGAAAGTGAACGGGAGAATCGTGAGATATCGCGGGAATTCCGTGCCTTGTTGGACAATATCCCCGATTCTCTGACCCTGCTCGATTCGTCAATGCAGGTGGTCTGGTCTAATCTCAGTACCGCTAAATTGTTGAATTGCAATCCCGACGAATTGGCAAATCACCATTGTGAAAAACTATGGACAGACTGTAGCGCTCGCGGCGACGATTGTCCGGTGCGTAAAAGTTTTATCAGTTGCCAGGTGGAAAAAGCGGTTATTAAGGCTAATGATGATCGCACCTGGGGGGTGCGGGCGATTCCGATTTCCAATCGCCACGGCCAGGTTGTTAGCGTCATCAAGATGGCCAGTGATATTACCCGCCAAATTCAGTTGCGAGAAGAAGCCAGCCGGGCCGGTCAGTTGGCCTCTCTGGGTGAATTGGCTGCCGGGGTGGCCCATGAGATCAACAATCCCATCAACGGCATCATCAATTATGCTCAGATTCTGGCTGATCAATTCAGTGAAGATGCTGAAAATCAAGAAATCGTGCAGGAAATAATCGATGAGGGGGAGCGAATCGCCAACATCGCGAAGAACCTGCTCGACTTTGCCAAGGCTCGCCCCGAGTTCAAAAAACCCGTATCGGCAGAAGATATACTGGCGGCATCTCTGGCCCTGACCAAGTCACAACTTAACAGGGATGGCATCAAGTTGATAATCGATATGAACCCAGGCCTACCCCCGGTACTTGCCCATTTGCAACAGGTTCAGCAGGTAATACTTAATCTAATCAGCAATGCCCGTTATGCTCTGAATCAGAAATATTCTGCGGCGGATCCGGAAAAGATCTTTCACATCGAATCGGAACTTTGTTCTACCCCTGGGGGGCGTTTGTGCGCTTGTCTTTTCTGGACCAGGGAATTGGTATTGCCCCGGAGGTATTGCCCAAGGTTATGGATCCGTTCTATTCCACCAAACCGAGTGGCTCCGGCACCGGCCTCGGCCTGA